From Nitrospirota bacterium, a single genomic window includes:
- a CDS encoding type II toxin-antitoxin system HicA family toxin — protein MNKRCLKLLDEARNNPDGLRFSELQKLCECAGLYHDRTNGSHFIYKSGFLPFPVSIQKLHDGKAKGYQVEKIIDIIDEYNLGIED, from the coding sequence TTGAACAAACGATGTTTAAAACTTCTTGATGAAGCGAGAAATAATCCAGATGGGCTCAGATTTTCAGAGCTACAAAAACTATGCGAATGTGCAGGTTTATACCATGACAGAACAAACGGTTCGCACTTCATATATAAAAGCGGATTTTTGCCTTTCCCCGTCTCCATCCAAAAACTTCATGATGGGAAAGCTAAAGGGTATCAGGTGGAAAAGATAATAGACATTATTGATGAATACAATCTAGGAATCGAGGACTAA
- a CDS encoding type II toxin-antitoxin system HicB family antitoxin, producing the protein MLKYSVSIQWSDSDNGFIAFVPELPGLSAFGNSQEEAVAELHIAADAYIESLRDSEQQLPEPTKVIRYSGQLRLRMPKWLHAKLSRSAEIDNVSLNTYIVTLLSERNGEKEANNLVKELLQNIYRHHALITQVKADTTYLISANQELIRPSLAENSFPIIGGNYN; encoded by the coding sequence ATGCTTAAATATTCTGTTTCTATCCAATGGAGCGATAGTGATAATGGATTCATTGCATTTGTGCCAGAATTGCCCGGGCTCAGTGCTTTTGGTAATTCTCAAGAAGAAGCTGTCGCTGAGCTTCACATTGCCGCTGATGCATATATAGAATCTCTGCGCGATTCCGAACAGCAACTCCCAGAGCCAACTAAAGTTATTCGATACAGTGGACAATTAAGGCTAAGAATGCCCAAGTGGCTTCATGCCAAACTCTCTAGATCAGCTGAAATTGATAACGTCTCATTAAATACTTATATTGTTACCTTATTATCTGAACGTAACGGTGAAAAGGAAGCAAATAATCTCGTCAAAGAATTACTTCAAAATATATATAGGCATCACGCTTTAATAACACAAGTAAAGGCGGACACTACATATTTAATTTCAGCAAACCAAGAACTGATACGCCCCTCCCTGGCGGAGAACTCATTCCCAATTATAGGAGGAAATTATAATTAA
- a CDS encoding HU family DNA-binding protein — protein MTKAELIEKMAEASDCTKACAGKALDGAIEAIIKSVKKGDKVSLVGFGTFSQSKRKARTGRNPQTGKAIKIAAKKLPKFSAGKAFKDAVNK, from the coding sequence ATGACAAAGGCAGAACTCATCGAAAAGATGGCAGAGGCATCAGACTGCACCAAGGCTTGCGCAGGCAAGGCACTTGACGGCGCTATCGAGGCAATCATCAAGTCGGTCAAGAAGGGCGACAAGGTTTCCCTTGTAGGCTTCGGCACCTTCTCGCAGTCAAAGAGGAAAGCAAGGACAGGAAGAAATCCTCAGACGGGCAAGGCCATCAAGATTGCAGCGAAGAAGCTCCCCAAGTTCAGCGCAGGCAAGGCATTCAAGGATGCAGTAAACAAGTAG
- the glgP gene encoding alpha-glucan family phosphorylase gives MTEAQELIQELTREPKIAYFSMEIGVHNDIPTYSGGLGVLAGDTIRSGADLKLPMVAVTLMSRKGYFTQEIDASGKQIEHPAVWDPADYMRLLPYRVAVQIEGKDVQVQAWLYNVKSLTGGSIPVFFLDTNLPANTTENREITAHLYGGDKAYRLKQEIVLGLGGVRMLHEMEFDIKKYHMNEGHASFLLLELLNRYKKPIEDVWDEKLVWDKRSVKNLCVFTTHTPVEAGHDKFPYDLVMKTMGEIVPLSLLHELAGRDGLNMTLLALNLSRYINGVAKKHGEVSKSMFPGYEIHAITNGVHSFTWTCDSFKKLYDEYLPGWANEPELFVRIGRIPDEKLWKAHAEAKQHLITYVREQTDVELSPDILTLGFARRATAYKRADLLFRDLERFERIASGKLQIVYAGKAHPHDTPGKQLIQNIFNYKEKLKDKIKIVYLQNYNMETALKIVSGVDVWLNTPLRPLEASGTSGMKATHNGVMNFSVLDGWWIEGHIEGFTGWSIGPAPQELTPGADADARDAEDLYHKLEHMLIPLYHNERHTWIRMMQNAIGKNAYYFNSHRMMRRYVTEAYIR, from the coding sequence ATGACTGAGGCGCAGGAACTTATCCAGGAACTTACCCGGGAACCAAAGATCGCCTATTTTTCTATGGAAATAGGCGTGCATAACGACATCCCTACCTATAGCGGCGGACTTGGTGTTCTTGCAGGCGATACGATTCGCTCGGGCGCTGACCTAAAGCTGCCGATGGTTGCAGTTACGCTGATGAGCAGAAAAGGCTACTTCACCCAGGAGATAGACGCCTCAGGCAAGCAGATCGAGCACCCTGCAGTTTGGGACCCTGCTGACTATATGCGGCTCCTTCCCTATAGAGTTGCGGTCCAGATAGAAGGTAAAGATGTTCAGGTGCAGGCCTGGCTCTACAATGTCAAGAGCCTGACCGGCGGCAGCATCCCTGTCTTTTTTCTTGATACGAATCTTCCTGCCAATACAACGGAAAACAGGGAGATCACTGCACATCTGTACGGCGGCGACAAAGCATATAGGCTGAAGCAGGAGATTGTTCTGGGCCTGGGTGGTGTGCGCATGCTCCATGAGATGGAGTTCGATATCAAGAAATATCATATGAACGAAGGCCACGCGAGCTTCCTTCTCCTGGAACTTCTCAACAGATACAAAAAGCCGATCGAAGATGTCTGGGATGAAAAACTGGTCTGGGATAAGCGAAGCGTAAAAAACCTGTGTGTCTTTACAACTCATACGCCTGTTGAGGCAGGCCATGATAAATTCCCCTATGATCTGGTAATGAAAACGATGGGAGAGATCGTACCACTTTCGCTTCTCCATGAATTGGCTGGCAGGGATGGACTTAATATGACACTGCTTGCCCTGAATCTCAGTCGTTACATTAATGGTGTAGCCAAGAAGCATGGCGAAGTATCCAAAAGCATGTTCCCCGGATATGAGATCCATGCAATCACAAACGGCGTGCACTCTTTTACCTGGACCTGCGACAGTTTCAAAAAACTTTATGACGAATATCTGCCGGGATGGGCGAATGAACCTGAGCTGTTTGTGAGAATCGGTCGCATACCGGACGAGAAGTTGTGGAAAGCCCATGCTGAGGCGAAGCAGCATCTTATCACCTATGTCAGGGAGCAGACGGACGTTGAGCTTTCTCCTGATATTCTGACGCTTGGTTTTGCACGGAGGGCAACCGCATACAAAAGAGCAGACCTTCTTTTCAGGGATCTGGAACGCTTTGAACGGATAGCCTCGGGCAAGCTCCAGATTGTCTATGCCGGCAAGGCACATCCTCATGATACGCCCGGCAAACAGCTCATACAGAACATTTTTAATTACAAAGAAAAACTGAAGGATAAAATAAAGATCGTGTACCTGCAGAACTATAATATGGAGACCGCCCTTAAAATAGTCTCAGGTGTTGACGTATGGCTGAACACACCGTTGAGACCTCTTGAGGCATCAGGGACAAGCGGCATGAAGGCGACCCATAATGGGGTGATGAACTTCAGCGTACTGGACGGATGGTGGATAGAGGGTCACATCGAGGGCTTTACCGGATGGTCAATCGGTCCTGCGCCCCAGGAACTGACCCCGGGGGCGGATGCGGATGCGCGCGATGCTGAAGATCTCTATCACAAGCTTGAGCATATGCTCATACCGCTTTATCATAACGAGCGTCATACCTGGATCCGCATGATGCAGAATGCGATCGGAAAAAACGCATACTACTTTAACTCACACCGCATGATGAGAAGGTATGTAACCGAGGCATACATCCGCTAA
- a CDS encoding methylated-DNA--[protein]-cysteine S-methyltransferase, whose amino-acid sequence MKSNRSALNDYYDSLQTPIGTLYLAFRASSLISLSFDRPHAVAPKQTKISAVVRKELSEYFEQGRRDFTFKTAFLEGTGFEQEVWNSLKEIPYGETRTYKWIADRIGKPLASRAVGNALGKNPIPIVFPCHRVVESDGSIGGYTPGVDIKRRLLEIEYYVKLSKT is encoded by the coding sequence ATGAAATCGAACAGGTCAGCCCTTAACGATTATTATGATAGCCTCCAAACCCCGATCGGAACGCTTTATCTTGCGTTCAGAGCTTCCTCGCTGATCAGCTTATCCTTCGACAGACCTCATGCCGTTGCACCGAAACAGACAAAGATTTCTGCGGTGGTCAGAAAAGAACTGTCAGAATATTTTGAGCAGGGCAGAAGGGACTTCACATTCAAAACAGCCTTTTTGGAAGGAACTGGGTTCGAGCAAGAAGTATGGAATTCCTTGAAGGAAATTCCCTATGGTGAGACTCGGACTTACAAATGGATAGCTGACAGGATCGGAAAACCTCTCGCGTCACGGGCGGTGGGAAACGCCCTCGGCAAAAACCCCATACCTATTGTTTTCCCGTGCCACAGGGTCGTAGAGTCTGACGGCTCTATCGGCGGATATACACCGGGAGTCGATATTAAGCGACGGCTTCTGGAGATCGAATATTATGTAAAGCTCTCAAAGACATAA
- a CDS encoding diguanylate cyclase, translated as MLRIAIAGGGIGGSALISLLRADMNSQLVGVFEKKAESPGIVLARKWGIPVFLQLEDLVKANPELVINVMGDAESSNQIREAFGQKIEVVEGVGARFLWEIIEKQKRAKIETIKTTADQKILHNLAMKLGSADSLKGFLDLVLAKALDIADAPVGCIALQRSRQMKIMASKGLSRKFLESRSWSALPESAMEGLFHKKEFCEIPDVSKAPDLTNPALIAEKIKSVLVCPMILRGEIAGAIYIYDFKPRQYSERQKNSLALATGIVSLTVDRFALMKGVEEYKMKYAGLIRASLDALLIADSNGLIISCNDATAAMVGYTKDELAGKTIRSLIKSPKLDTLLKKAADRQLSLNGQEITITDAHGRDFEVRLNAAVLKDKTQLTLGTIYVLRSMKEEISLKTAIENQSLELEELSQNLERKVLERTEELEKSNRELERLNQIKGRFIANTSHELRTPLNSILGFSDVLLEKTFGQLNDSQERYVKNIHTAGRHLLELINNVLDIAKIDAGKYEIMYESFRIKDFINEVISIMKPLAEKKFIEISELINSDVDFITADRVKIKQILYNLLSNAIKFTPEGGKVGVRVAYDDRPVDPSALTFPDSDVLKFSVWDTGVGIGPGDTERIFDEFEQADTTLSREFGGAGLGLALSKKLVELHGGTISVESSLGRGSTFIFTVPVTSVAEPTVAEEPEAIGLTFPWVKDEAPLLLVVEDDAATAELLTLHLSQAGYKVAHAYNGEEAIEKARSMAPFAITLDVMLPKKDGWEVLQTLKSDPLTADIPIIIHSIVDNKELAFALGATDYLMKPLDKEALLSKLGEINMALGKVILPSSILIIEEEESVTDYFKEIFEPQGYLIYTAAEGRRGIDLAITLRPSIIFMDFSLSDMLSFDAIQELKENPYTKNVPIFILTERDISVEDRMSLMGKIERIVRKHAFDTKEMIDHIKELEILYPKRAGLIDELTGVFSHRYFQIRLAQEVERATRYKLPLNLVLLDIDYFGNYVEKSGEYHGNIVLKKVSELLRKNIRGSDVVVRYGGDSFAVILPNTIISAGLSLSNRFNAIIKNYPFVHEEGQPKGKITASVGIVFLDGQTTEELILCAEKALASAIRKGGDRVEVYSHEQHEIEQVSP; from the coding sequence ATGCTTAGGATAGCGATAGCAGGCGGCGGCATAGGAGGCAGTGCGCTCATATCCCTTCTGCGGGCTGACATGAACTCCCAGCTGGTCGGCGTTTTTGAAAAAAAGGCTGAGTCTCCGGGCATTGTGCTGGCCAGGAAATGGGGTATCCCGGTCTTTTTACAGCTTGAAGATCTTGTGAAGGCAAATCCCGAACTCGTGATAAATGTGATGGGAGACGCTGAAAGCAGCAACCAGATCAGAGAGGCTTTTGGCCAGAAAATAGAGGTAGTGGAGGGAGTCGGGGCACGTTTTCTCTGGGAGATCATCGAGAAACAAAAACGGGCAAAGATAGAAACGATCAAGACAACGGCTGACCAGAAGATCCTGCATAATCTTGCGATGAAACTCGGCTCGGCAGATTCGCTCAAGGGATTCCTTGATCTGGTCCTTGCAAAGGCCCTGGACATTGCCGATGCACCTGTTGGCTGCATCGCTCTGCAGAGAAGCCGCCAGATGAAGATAATGGCTTCGAAGGGACTGAGCAGAAAGTTTCTTGAGAGCAGATCCTGGAGCGCCTTGCCTGAAAGTGCTATGGAGGGGCTTTTTCATAAAAAGGAATTCTGCGAGATCCCTGACGTATCAAAGGCCCCTGACCTGACTAACCCTGCGCTGATTGCTGAAAAAATTAAATCAGTCCTGGTCTGTCCCATGATACTGAGGGGTGAGATTGCCGGGGCAATTTATATTTATGATTTCAAACCAAGGCAGTATTCTGAAAGGCAGAAAAACTCACTCGCGCTGGCCACAGGCATTGTCAGTCTCACGGTCGACCGTTTTGCCCTGATGAAAGGCGTCGAAGAATACAAGATGAAGTATGCAGGCCTTATCAGAGCATCCCTTGACGCTCTATTGATTGCAGATTCTAACGGACTCATCATCTCATGTAATGACGCAACTGCAGCAATGGTCGGATATACAAAAGATGAACTGGCCGGGAAAACCATACGATCGCTCATCAAAAGCCCCAAACTGGATACGCTGCTGAAAAAAGCAGCTGACCGGCAACTCAGTCTTAACGGACAGGAGATAACAATCACCGATGCTCATGGCAGAGATTTCGAGGTTCGGCTCAATGCCGCTGTTCTGAAGGACAAGACTCAGCTTACCCTTGGAACAATCTATGTGCTCAGGAGCATGAAGGAAGAGATTTCTCTTAAAACGGCAATTGAGAACCAGAGTCTTGAACTGGAAGAACTCAGCCAGAACCTTGAGAGAAAGGTCCTTGAAAGAACTGAGGAACTCGAAAAATCAAACCGCGAGCTTGAGCGGCTGAACCAGATCAAGGGCAGATTTATCGCCAACACCAGTCATGAACTGAGAACACCGCTCAACTCAATCCTCGGCTTTTCTGATGTGCTCCTCGAAAAAACATTCGGTCAGCTAAACGACAGCCAGGAACGGTACGTAAAGAATATCCATACGGCGGGCAGGCACCTGCTTGAACTGATCAATAATGTCCTTGACATAGCAAAGATCGATGCCGGCAAATATGAGATCATGTATGAGTCATTTCGCATTAAGGACTTTATCAACGAAGTGATCTCGATCATGAAGCCCCTTGCAGAAAAGAAATTTATCGAGATATCTGAACTGATCAATAGTGATGTGGATTTCATTACTGCAGACAGAGTGAAGATAAAACAGATCCTCTACAACCTCCTTTCAAATGCGATCAAGTTCACTCCCGAAGGAGGCAAGGTCGGCGTGAGGGTTGCCTATGACGATCGCCCCGTTGATCCCTCTGCGCTGACATTTCCTGACAGCGATGTGCTGAAATTCTCTGTCTGGGACACAGGCGTCGGCATAGGGCCGGGAGACACGGAAAGGATCTTCGACGAATTCGAACAGGCAGATACCACACTCTCACGGGAATTTGGCGGTGCAGGTCTTGGACTGGCACTCTCAAAAAAGCTTGTTGAACTTCACGGGGGAACGATTTCTGTAGAGAGCAGCCTCGGCAGGGGAAGCACCTTTATCTTCACCGTGCCGGTCACCTCTGTTGCTGAACCAACCGTGGCTGAAGAGCCCGAGGCCATAGGCCTCACCTTCCCCTGGGTAAAAGATGAAGCCCCTCTGCTGCTTGTGGTGGAGGATGACGCTGCTACCGCAGAGCTCCTGACGCTCCATCTTTCACAGGCAGGATATAAGGTTGCCCATGCCTACAACGGCGAAGAGGCCATAGAAAAGGCCAGGAGCATGGCCCCGTTTGCCATTACCCTTGACGTCATGCTCCCCAAAAAAGACGGATGGGAGGTGCTGCAGACGCTCAAGAGCGATCCGCTGACAGCAGACATTCCGATCATTATCCATTCCATTGTTGACAACAAGGAGCTTGCCTTCGCGCTGGGCGCAACCGACTATCTTATGAAGCCCCTTGATAAAGAAGCTCTTCTTTCAAAACTTGGCGAAATCAATATGGCCCTGGGCAAGGTTATTCTTCCGTCGTCCATACTGATCATAGAGGAAGAGGAAAGCGTCACCGATTATTTCAAGGAGATCTTTGAGCCGCAGGGATATCTTATCTATACCGCTGCCGAAGGCAGGAGGGGAATAGACCTTGCAATTACGCTTCGGCCAAGTATCATTTTCATGGATTTCAGCCTCTCCGATATGCTCAGTTTTGATGCCATTCAGGAACTGAAAGAGAACCCATATACCAAAAACGTGCCGATTTTTATTCTTACAGAACGCGATATCTCGGTCGAAGACAGAATGTCTCTCATGGGCAAGATCGAGCGCATTGTAAGGAAGCATGCCTTTGACACAAAAGAGATGATCGATCATATCAAGGAACTTGAGATCCTCTATCCCAAGCGGGCAGGGTTGATCGATGAGCTTACGGGAGTATTCAGCCACCGCTATTTCCAGATCCGGCTTGCGCAGGAAGTGGAGCGGGCAACTCGGTATAAGTTGCCGCTGAACCTCGTACTCCTTGACATCGACTACTTCGGCAACTATGTTGAAAAAAGCGGCGAATATCATGGCAATATCGTCTTAAAGAAGGTCTCTGAACTCCTGCGGAAAAACATCCGCGGCTCAGATGTTGTGGTACGCTACGGAGGCGATTCTTTTGCGGTGATTCTTCCCAATACGATAATATCAGCCGGCCTGTCGCTCAGCAACAGGTTTAACGCTATCATCAAGAACTATCCCTTTGTCCATGAGGAAGGACAGCCCAAGGGGAAAATAACGGCTAGTGTCGGCATCGTCTTCCTTGATGGACAGACAACAGAGGAGCTTATCCTCTGCGCTGAAAAGGCGCTTGCAAGTGCGATCAGAAAAGGCGGCGACAGGGTAGAGGTCTATTCCCATGAGCAGCATGAAATCGAACAGGTCAGCCCTTAA
- a CDS encoding response regulator, with translation MDDVQPNLELMEAVFEKAGLLVYSALGADEALTIYANERIDIAVLDVMMPGMNGFELCRRLKHFSEKEFIPVVLVTALNEKKNRITGLEAGADDFITKPFDTQELLAKIRSLLKLKELHEQLDHSENIIFSLVLTLEARDHYTKGHSTRVGDLSSEFGAFLGFPSRDQAVLKKAGALHDIGKMALSEAILKKPSGLTSEEAEEIRRHPTLGEDICKPLKSLREILPGIRHHHERWDGSGFPDNLHGNTIPLMARILSIIDTFDAMVSIRPYRGKRSMDDVIAIMENERLSGQWDPELTGIFIRMMRVMAKGNYSYA, from the coding sequence GTGGATGATGTCCAGCCAAACCTGGAACTGATGGAGGCTGTTTTCGAAAAAGCAGGACTTCTGGTGTACTCAGCGCTGGGTGCTGATGAGGCCCTCACTATCTATGCAAACGAGCGTATCGATATAGCCGTGCTCGATGTCATGATGCCCGGCATGAACGGGTTTGAGCTCTGCAGAAGGCTCAAGCATTTTTCGGAAAAAGAATTTATTCCGGTTGTCCTTGTAACAGCGCTCAATGAAAAGAAAAACAGGATTACTGGCCTTGAGGCAGGTGCTGACGATTTTATCACGAAGCCCTTTGACACCCAGGAACTGTTAGCCAAGATACGCTCGCTTCTGAAGTTAAAGGAGCTTCATGAGCAGCTCGACCATTCAGAAAATATCATCTTCAGCCTTGTCCTGACCCTGGAGGCAAGGGACCATTATACAAAAGGCCACTCAACCCGGGTTGGAGATCTTTCTTCAGAGTTTGGGGCTTTCCTCGGTTTTCCATCCAGGGATCAGGCCGTATTAAAAAAGGCCGGGGCCCTTCATGACATCGGCAAGATGGCGCTGAGCGAAGCAATACTTAAAAAACCTTCCGGTCTGACAAGCGAAGAGGCTGAGGAGATCAGGAGGCATCCGACTCTTGGAGAGGATATCTGCAAACCTCTTAAATCCCTGCGCGAAATACTGCCCGGCATCAGGCACCATCATGAACGCTGGGACGGTTCAGGGTTCCCTGATAATCTTCATGGCAACACGATTCCGCTTATGGCAAGAATATTGTCGATCATCGATACGTTCGATGCCATGGTCTCGATCCGTCCGTATCGCGGCAAAAGGTCAATGGATGACGTTATTGCAATTATGGAAAACGAGAGGCTGTCCGGCCAGTGGGACCCTGAACTGACAGGCATATTCATCCGCATGATGCGGGTTATGGCAAAGGGCAATTACAGCTATGCTTAG
- a CDS encoding YjbQ family protein — protein MKSFRKELWFDVPARRAFINITQKVEECLRESGVKEGLVLVNAMHITASVFINDDESGLHHDFDRWLEKLAPHEPVSQYRHNSGEDNADGHLKRQIMGREIVAAITEGKLDFGPWEQIFYGEFDGRRKKRVLVKIIGE, from the coding sequence ATGAAGAGCTTCAGAAAAGAACTCTGGTTTGATGTGCCAGCCAGGAGGGCCTTTATAAATATCACCCAAAAGGTTGAAGAATGCCTGAGAGAAAGTGGTGTAAAAGAAGGGCTTGTACTGGTGAATGCCATGCATATTACCGCATCCGTATTTATCAATGACGATGAGTCGGGGCTTCATCATGATTTTGACCGATGGCTCGAAAAGCTTGCGCCACATGAGCCCGTTTCACAATATCGCCATAATTCTGGCGAGGACAACGCAGACGGCCATCTGAAGCGCCAGATCATGGGAAGAGAGATTGTTGCAGCGATCACGGAGGGCAAACTCGATTTTGGACCCTGGGAGCAGATCTTCTACGGAGAATTCGATGGCAGAAGAAAAAAACGTGTATTGGTTAAGATAATCGGCGAGTAA
- the pdxA gene encoding 4-hydroxythreonine-4-phosphate dehydrogenase PdxA, protein MMKTIAITMGDPAGIGPEVIVNALRNPEIQTICHPIVIGDQSVMQEAMQICNASFNFIPVRSPSDAFPSPGTVRIIDTAERKNFQKGGPSAEGGRACTSYIIKAVELARDRQVDAIVTAPISKEALKMAGQKWHGHTEMLAELTDTTDYAMMLAGGPLRVILVTIHTALRNVPQLITKEAVLKTIRLAKKACDMMGISSPRIAVAGLNPHAGEAGIFGREEIEAISPAIEDAKKEGLPVTGPYPPDTIFHKAYKGDVDIIVSMYHDQGLIPLKMVCFDTGVNVTIGLPIIRTSPDHGTAYDIAWQGIARPSSMIEAIRLAARLKL, encoded by the coding sequence ATGATGAAAACAATTGCAATAACTATGGGAGACCCTGCAGGCATAGGGCCTGAAGTCATTGTCAATGCTCTTCGAAATCCTGAGATCCAGACCATTTGCCATCCGATTGTGATTGGAGATCAATCTGTAATGCAGGAAGCCATGCAGATTTGTAATGCCTCCTTTAATTTTATTCCTGTGCGCTCCCCTTCTGATGCGTTTCCATCTCCAGGGACCGTGAGAATTATTGATACCGCTGAACGGAAAAACTTCCAAAAAGGCGGACCCTCAGCAGAGGGTGGCAGGGCCTGCACCAGTTACATTATAAAGGCGGTTGAGCTTGCGAGGGACAGACAGGTTGATGCAATCGTGACCGCACCTATATCAAAAGAGGCCCTGAAGATGGCAGGCCAGAAATGGCATGGTCATACAGAGATGCTTGCTGAACTAACGGACACAACCGATTATGCCATGATGCTTGCCGGAGGTCCCTTGCGGGTCATCCTGGTAACCATACATACGGCACTCAGAAACGTGCCGCAACTCATTACAAAAGAGGCTGTTCTGAAAACCATACGGCTGGCGAAAAAGGCATGCGACATGATGGGAATAAGCAGTCCGAGAATTGCTGTTGCCGGCCTGAACCCCCATGCCGGGGAGGCCGGCATATTCGGCAGAGAGGAGATTGAAGCGATCTCTCCTGCAATCGAGGATGCGAAGAAAGAAGGACTCCCGGTTACCGGCCCCTACCCGCCTGACACCATATTCCACAAGGCATATAAAGGTGATGTTGACATTATCGTCAGCATGTACCATGACCAGGGTCTCATCCCCCTGAAGATGGTCTGCTTCGATACCGGCGTAAATGTGACGATCGGACTGCCGATCATTAGGACATCACCTGATCACGGCACTGCCTATGATATTGCATGGCAGGGAATTGCCAGACCTTCGAGCATGATTGAGGCGATCAGGCTTGCCGCGAGATTAAAACTCTAA
- the rsmA gene encoding ribosomal RNA small subunit methyltransferase A, translating to MAKKHLGQNFLFDPSILLNIIRSANLSAADTVLEIGPGPGRLTRLLAERVNKVIAIELDHYLYNKLTEELKGLANVELVLGDALKYPFERLDRFKVVANIPYYITTPIIFRLIEARKSVESMTLTIQKEVAERIVAGPGTKAYGVLSIMVQFRAEPELTFIIPKEAFRPVPKVDSAVIHMKLLKEPAVSVQDEVLFTKVVKTAFSQRRKTLLNSLKAFNNIRDVLVQAGIDPQRRPETLSLAEFAVLSDMLSAADR from the coding sequence ATGGCCAAGAAGCATCTTGGCCAGAATTTTCTTTTCGACCCTTCGATTCTTCTGAACATAATACGGTCTGCGAATCTTTCAGCTGCTGACACAGTGCTTGAGATCGGTCCCGGGCCGGGAAGGCTTACGAGGCTCCTTGCAGAAAGAGTCAACAAGGTTATTGCGATCGAACTTGACCATTATCTGTACAATAAACTTACCGAAGAACTGAAGGGCCTTGCCAATGTCGAGCTGGTTTTAGGTGATGCGCTTAAGTATCCCTTTGAACGGCTTGACCGTTTCAAGGTTGTGGCAAACATACCCTATTACATTACAACACCGATAATCTTCAGACTTATCGAGGCGCGCAAGTCAGTAGAGTCCATGACCCTTACCATACAGAAGGAGGTGGCTGAGAGGATCGTGGCAGGACCAGGCACAAAGGCTTATGGAGTACTTTCGATCATGGTGCAGTTTCGCGCTGAGCCTGAGCTTACGTTTATTATTCCCAAAGAAGCCTTCCGGCCGGTCCCCAAGGTTGACTCGGCAGTAATCCATATGAAACTTCTGAAGGAGCCGGCAGTGTCAGTGCAGGACGAGGTGCTTTTCACAAAGGTTGTTAAAACAGCCTTCTCACAGCGGAGGAAGACCCTGTTGAATTCCCTGAAAGCCTTCAACAACATCAGGGATGTACTGGTACAGGCAGGGATCGATCCTCAGCGCAGGCCTGAGACGTTAAGTCTCGCAGAGTTTGCTGTACTGTCAGATATGCTTTCAGCTGCAGACCGGTAG
- a CDS encoding GNAT family N-acetyltransferase, protein MPEEDVLKFLAKNGEMITLRLAGCQDAEEIIGVIKTNAPDRSYVLMEHYGTKSDSVKKYICSMDFEKNLLIVAITDKAVVGALSGIQMDGGKRPQTAHILNIGIHLVPAYRGLGIGSQMLDYAIDWAKDRKFKKLEANIFTTNKKSLHLFERAGFIEEGMRHKRIRIGKQYIDEVLIGKVL, encoded by the coding sequence ATGCCAGAAGAAGATGTCCTGAAATTTTTAGCAAAAAATGGAGAAATGATCACACTCAGACTCGCTGGCTGCCAGGACGCCGAAGAGATCATCGGCGTGATCAAGACAAATGCACCCGACAGGAGCTATGTGCTGATGGAACACTATGGCACAAAGTCGGATTCCGTAAAAAAATACATCTGCAGTATGGATTTCGAGAAGAATCTGCTCATCGTAGCGATTACGGACAAGGCGGTAGTAGGAGCTTTGTCCGGCATTCAGATGGATGGGGGCAAAAGACCTCAAACAGCGCATATTCTGAACATCGGGATACATCTTGTGCCTGCATATCGCGGCCTTGGGATCGGCTCGCAGATGCTGGACTATGCCATTGACTGGGCAAAAGACCGCAAATTCAAAAAGTTAGAAGCAAACATCTTTACCACGAATAAAAAGTCTCTCCATCTTTTCGAGCGGGCAGGGTTTATTGAAGAAGGTATGCGCCATAAAAGAATTCGCATTGGAAAACAATATATCGATGAAGTACTTATTGGCAAAGTCTTGTAG